The following are encoded together in the Candidatus Limnocylindrales bacterium genome:
- the ybeY gene encoding rRNA maturation RNase YbeY: protein MEILLRNPAKTRKVSLRRLKQTARKTLEVLGGSDNWELSIVLVKDEEIRRLNKTYRHIDESTDVLSFPLQETSSPGSFKKSPGSSLLFPLGDVVISVDTADRQARIHGHSLGDEMDMLLVHGILHLMGYDHEKKEDAEQMMQMEARILKSKEGLIKKGL, encoded by the coding sequence ATGGAAATTCTGCTTCGCAATCCGGCGAAGACGAGGAAAGTCAGCCTGCGCCGGTTAAAACAAACTGCCCGTAAAACCCTGGAAGTCCTGGGGGGTTCCGATAATTGGGAGTTAAGTATTGTGCTGGTCAAGGATGAGGAAATTCGCCGCCTTAATAAAACCTATCGCCATATCGATGAAAGTACCGATGTCCTCTCCTTCCCCCTACAAGAAACCTCTTCACCCGGATCTTTCAAAAAAAGCCCCGGGTCTTCTTTGCTTTTCCCCCTGGGAGATGTGGTTATCTCGGTAGATACTGCCGATCGTCAGGCCCGGATTCATGGTCATTCCCTGGGGGATGAAATGGATATGCTGTTAGTCCATGGAATTCTTCATCTGATGGGTTATGATCATGAGAAAAAAGAAGATGCAGAACAGATGATGCAGATGGAGGCCCGGATTTTAAAATCCAAAGAAGGACTTATTAAAAAGGGTTTATAA